A genomic region of Tepidisphaeraceae bacterium contains the following coding sequences:
- a CDS encoding Hpt domain-containing protein — translation METAANNANAPIDFESLVTRCLGDPQFAKAMLHLFATQAPDMVQAIEQALADGDATRAARAAHALKGSTANLSATSLSAVVAQIEQHCLANRLDDARQAMPTLAYELERCMRFIEVSIAAKAPS, via the coding sequence GTGGAAACTGCTGCCAACAATGCGAACGCGCCGATCGACTTCGAGTCGCTCGTCACGCGCTGCTTGGGTGATCCGCAGTTCGCCAAGGCAATGCTGCACCTGTTCGCGACCCAGGCGCCGGACATGGTACAGGCGATCGAGCAGGCCCTGGCCGACGGCGACGCGACACGGGCGGCCCGGGCTGCACATGCGCTGAAGGGGTCGACCGCGAACTTGTCGGCGACCTCGCTGAGCGCGGTGGTGGCGCAGATCGAACAGCACTGTCTGGCCAACCGATTGGACGATGCGCGACAGGCGATGCCCACGCTGGCCTACGAGCTGGAACGGTGCATGCGTTTCATCGAGGTCAGCATCGCCGCGAAAGCCCCGTCGTGA
- a CDS encoding trypsin-like peptidase domain-containing protein, with protein MNRILQYINATAEAEAPTVSARPSLTEDAPLLDAYSTAVVAAVKRASPAVVYIEVTLPAQASPANGRPMPQRRRGGSGSGFVFTPDGFVLTNSHVVHNAEQINVTLADGRTVPATLVGDDPDTDLAVIHINASGLTPVLFADSAALQVGQLAIAIGNPYGFQYTVTAGVVSNLGRSFRSQSGRLIDDVIQTDAALNPGNSGGPLVNSQGEVIGVNTAIIASAQGICFATPANAAQWVAAKLIKDGRITRAYLGLAGQNVPLHRRVVRFHHLDIESGILVTNLEPTGPATAGGLAEGDVVIAFEGKPTPHIDALHRLLTGDTIGEPKSVTVLRRNELVDLRVTPAGTQPQAVAA; from the coding sequence AATGCGACGGCCGAGGCCGAAGCCCCGACCGTTTCCGCCCGGCCCAGTTTGACCGAGGACGCCCCGCTGCTCGACGCCTACTCGACCGCCGTCGTGGCGGCGGTGAAGCGGGCCAGCCCGGCGGTGGTCTACATCGAAGTGACGTTGCCGGCGCAAGCCAGTCCCGCCAACGGTCGACCGATGCCGCAGCGGCGGCGCGGGGGCAGTGGGTCGGGCTTCGTCTTCACGCCCGATGGCTTCGTGCTGACCAACAGCCACGTCGTGCACAACGCCGAACAGATCAACGTTACGCTCGCCGACGGCCGCACGGTGCCGGCGACGCTGGTGGGCGACGATCCGGATACGGATTTAGCCGTCATCCACATCAACGCGAGCGGCCTGACGCCCGTGTTGTTCGCCGACTCTGCGGCGCTGCAGGTGGGTCAGCTGGCGATCGCGATCGGCAACCCCTATGGCTTCCAGTACACCGTAACCGCCGGCGTGGTGAGCAACCTCGGCCGGTCGTTTCGCAGCCAAAGCGGGCGGTTGATCGATGACGTGATCCAGACAGACGCCGCGCTGAACCCCGGCAACAGTGGTGGCCCGCTGGTGAACAGCCAGGGCGAGGTGATCGGCGTGAACACCGCCATCATCGCCAGCGCCCAGGGCATCTGCTTCGCCACCCCCGCCAACGCCGCCCAATGGGTGGCGGCCAAGCTGATCAAGGACGGCCGGATCACCCGCGCCTACCTCGGCCTGGCCGGTCAGAACGTGCCGCTGCACCGACGCGTGGTGCGCTTCCACCACCTGGACATCGAGAGCGGCATCCTGGTGACGAACCTGGAGCCGACCGGCCCCGCCACTGCCGGTGGATTGGCCGAGGGCGACGTGGTGATCGCGTTCGAGGGCAAGCCGACGCCGCACATCGACGCGCTCCACCGCCTGCTGACCGGCGACACGATCGGCGAGCCGAAGTCGGTGACCGTGCTGCGGCGCAACGAACTGGTCGACCTGCGCGTGACCCCCGCGGGCACGCAACCGCAGGCAGTGGCGGCGTAG